In the Hordeum vulgare subsp. vulgare chromosome 7H, MorexV3_pseudomolecules_assembly, whole genome shotgun sequence genome, one interval contains:
- the LOC123413046 gene encoding fatty acyl-CoA reductase 1-like gives MDERMVVGYFRGKSILITGSTGFLGKVLVEKILRVQPDVKKLFLLVRARHVESAKLRVQTEVIGREIFLVLKEKHSMGFDDLMEEKICPLAGDIMYENFGLDTANLRELYKDIDIIVNIAATTNFSERYDVAFDANVLGAKHVCAFAKKCTKLKMLLHVSTAYVAGEQEGLILEKPFLMGETLREGTHLDIESELNLIRETRRELKANCSSEKAERRTMKELGLKRAREFGWPNTYVFTKAMGEMLLGHLRGELPVVIVRPSIITSILKEPLPGWMEGIRTIDAVVIGYAKQTLPFFLVDLSLIMDVIPGDMVVNAMMVAMAAHSEEPAQTIYHVTSSLRNPAPYAILAETGHRYFYDNPPRIGRKGEPVRLNKMRFFSTVARLSLYMAVRYRLPLEMLRLVNIALCGVFSRRYDDLSRKYRFIVQLIELYAPYSLFKGCFDDMNTERLRMAIKKKKDDNGAEEYYFDFDPKSIDWDNYFYGVHIPGVLKYMRD, from the exons ATGGACGAGCGCATGGTGGTAGGATACTTCAGGGGCAAGAGCATCCTCATAACCGGTTCAACTGGGTTCTTAGGAAAAG TTCTTGTGGAGAAGATACTGAGGGTTCAGCCTGATGTCAAGAAGCTCTTCCTCTTGGTTCGTGCCCGCCATGTCGAATCTGCGAAGCTTCGGGTTCAGACTGAG GTCATAGGGAGGGAGATCTTTCTGGTTCTGAAAGAAAAACACAGTATGGGGTTCGACGATTTGATGGAAGAAAAGATCTGCCCTTTGGCAGGAGACATCATGTATGAGAACTTTGGACTAGACACTGCCAACCTGAGAGAATTGTACAAGGACATAGACATCATCGTCAACATAGCTGCGACTACAAACTTCTCTGAAAG ATACGATGTGGCTTTCGATGCTAATGTCTTGGGAGCGAAGCACGTCTGCGCGTTTGCAAAGAAGTGTACGAAACTCAAGATGCTGCTTCATGTTTCAACTG CCTATGTAGCTGGTGAACAAGAGGGACTAATACTAGAGAAGCCATTCTTGATGGGTGAGACACTAAGGGAGGGCACACATTTGGACATCGAATCCGAGCTAAATCTGATCAGAGAGACCAGGAGAGAGCTGAAGGCCAACTGTTCTTCAGAGAAGGCTGAGAGGAGAACCATGAAGGAGCTTGGCCTCAAGAG GGCTCGAGAGTTTGGGTGGCCAAACACGTACGTCTTCACCAAGGCAATGGGGGAGATGCTGCTGGGGCATCTGCGAGGAGAGCTTCCGGTGGTTATCGTCCGGCCGAGCATCATAACCAGCATCCTCAAGGAGCCATTGCCTGGATGGATGGAAGGAATCAG GACGATCGACGCGGTGGTCATCGGTTACGCCAAGCAGACCTTGCCATTCTTCCTGGTGGACCTCAGTTTGATAATGGACGTG ATTCCGGGCGACATGGTGGTGAACGCCATGATGGTGGCCATGGCGGCGCACTCGGAGGAGCCGGCGCAGACCATCTACCATGTGACGTCGTCGCTGCGCAACCCGGCGCCCTACGCGATCCTGGCGGAGACGGGGCACCGCTACTTCTACGACAACCCGCCGCGCATCGGGAGGAAGGGCGAGCCCGTCCGGCTGAACAAGATGCGCTTCTTCAGCACGGTGGCGCGGCTGAGCCTGTACATGGCCGTCAGGTACAGGCTCCCGCTCGAG ATGCTTCGGCTGGTGAACATCGCGCTCTGCGGCGTCTTCTCGCGGCGCTACGACGACCTCAGCAGGAAGTACAGGTTCATCGTGCAGCTCATCGAGCTCTACGCGCCATACAGCTTGTTCAAAGGCTG CTTTGATGACATGAACACGGAGAGGCTGAGGATggcgatcaagaagaagaaggatgacaacGGTGCAGAGGAATATTACTTTGATTTCGACCCCAAGTCCATCGACTGGGACAACTATTTCTATGGTGTTCACATCCCCGGCGTGCTCAAGTACATGCGTGATTGA